In the Danaus plexippus chromosome 4, MEX_DaPlex, whole genome shotgun sequence genome, one interval contains:
- the LOC116768844 gene encoding uncharacterized protein LOC116768844 isoform X1, with product MKKNMNVPQDSVSRSTCNSKGSMIVVSNRLPFVLKRNEKTGDLERKASAGGLVTAVAPVVIRGKGVWVGWPGIHLDNPNEKIPESDPEDKTPTAGLLSDKIVAIHAEPKLFDSYYNGCCNGTFWPLFHSMPDRATFIADHWRAYSKINEQFAEKTIYALKLLKDSKEKSGNSPPIVWVHDYHLMLAANWIRQRAEEDEIRCKLAFFLHIPFPPWDIFRLFPWSDEVLQGILGCDMVGFHITDYCLNFIDCCQRNLGCRVDRKNLLVELGGRTICVRPLPIGVPFDRFVSLAQNAKPVLFTNQKVLLGVDRLDYTKGLVHRLKAFERLLEKHPEHREEVVLLQISVPSRTDVKEYQDLKEEMDQLVGRINGRFTTPNWSPIRYIYGCVGQDELAAFYRDAAVALVTPLRDGMNLVAKEFVACQIKKPPGVLIVSPFAGAGEMMHEALICNPYELDDAAEVIHRALIMPEDERTVRMNHLRRREQQNDVDSWMKAFLKAMDSLEEEADDIGATSMQPVTIDDFDEYLSKYIGYTQKLALLLDYDGTLAPIAPHPDLATLPLETKNTLQRLSNMADVYIAIVSGRNVNNVKEMVGIEGITYAGNHGLEILHPDGSKFVHPMPMELQDKVVDLLKALQEQVCRDGAWVENKGALLTFHFRETPLAKRAALENTAKKLITAAGFTPAPAHCAIEARPPVQWNKGRASIYILRTAFGLDWSERIRVIYAGDDVTDEDAMLALKGMAATFRIASSTITKTSAERRLSSTDSVLAMLKWVERHFSNRKPRANSLTYKNARLARDTIQMHMSYQIPKRSPRHTPPCTPEKSSSGSESN from the exons atgaaaaaaaacatgaatgtGCCACAAGACAGTGTTAGTCGCTCTACGTGCAATAGCAAGGGGAGTATGATTGTTGTATCAAACAGGCTaccatttgttttaaaaagaaatgagAAAACCGGTGATTTAGAGAGAAAAGCCAG CGCTGGCGGCCTCGTGACAGCTGTAGCGCCTGTAGTTATAAGGGGTAAAGGTGTCTGGGTGGGCTGGCCGGGTATACACCTGGATAATCCCAATGAAAAAATACCAGAATCGGACCCCGAGGACAAAACACCTACGGCTGGTCTACTTTCAGATAAG ataGTGGCAATTCACGCGGAACCGAAATTATTTGACAGCTACTACAATGGATGCTGCAATGGTACCTTTTGGCCGTTGTTCCACTCTATGCCGGATCGCGCCACCTTCATCGCGGACCACTGGCGAGCCTATTCAAAAATCAACGAGCAATTTGCCGAAAAGACCATCTACGCGCTTAAGCTTTTAAAAGACAGCAAGGAAAAGAGCGGGAACTCCCCGCCTATAGTTTGGGTTCACGATTATCATCTGATGCTGGCAGCTAATTGGATCAGACAGAGAGCGGAGGAAGACGAAATAAGATGCAAACTGGCATTTTTCCTACACATACCTTTCCCCCCCTGGGACATATTCAGACTGTTCCCGTGGTCCGATGAAGTCTTGCAGGGAATCTTGG GTTGCGACATGGTCGGGTTCCACATAACAGACTACTGTTTGAACTTTATAGATTGTTGCCAGAGAAATTTAGGTTGTCGAGTCGATAGGAAGAATCTTCTCGTCGAGTTAGGCGGCCGTACCATTTGCGTGCGGCCGTTGCCCATCGGCGTACCCTTTGACAGATTTGTCTCATTAGCCCAGAATGCAAAACCAGTCCTTTTTACGAATCAGAAAGTCTTACTGGGTGTAGACAGACTGGATTACACCAAAGGCTTAGTACACAGACTGAAAGCCTTCGAAAGACTGCTCGAGAAACATCCGGAACATAGAGAGGAAGTCGTCCTGCTACAGATATCGGTTCCTTCGAGAACTGACGTCAAAGAATACCAGGACCTGAAGGAAGAAATGGATCAATTGGTCGGCAGAATAAACGGAAGGTTCACCACACCGAACTGGTCTCCAATAAG aTACATATACGGCTGCGTGGGTCAAGATGAATTGGCGGCTTTCTATCGCGATGCAGCCGTAGCTCTGGTCACACCGCTACGTGATGGGATGAATCTGGTCGCTAAGGAGTTCGTGGCCTGTCAGATAAAGAAGCCTCCGGGGGTCCTGATAGTGTCACCGTTCGCCGGCGCCGGTGAAATGATGCACGAAGCTCTGATATGCAACCCTTACGAACTAGACGACGCCGCTGAAGTCATTCACAG GGCGCTGATTATGCCAGAGGACGAGCGCACGGTCCGCATGAATCATCTGAGACGGCGGGAACAACAGAACGACGTGGACAGTTGGATGAAGGCGTTCCTCAAGGCGATGGACTCGCTGGAGGAGGAGGCGGACGACATCGGAGCCACGTCCATGCAACCCGTCACCATCGACGACTTCGACGAGTACCTGTCCAA ATACATCGGCTACACCCAGAAGTTAGCTCTCCTGCTAGATTATGACGGGACCCTGGCTCCGATCGCGCCACACCCGGACCTCGCCACACTGCCGTTGGAGACGAAGAATACTTTGCAACGACTCTCCAACATGGCCGACGTGTATATAGCTATCGTTTCCGGCAGGAACGTCAACAACGTTAAGGAAATG GTTGGTATAGAGGGCATCACCTACGCAGGAAACCACGGCTTAGAGATATTGCACCCGGACGGCAGCAAGTTCGTTCATCCCATGCCTATGGAGCTGCAAGACAAAGTTGTCGATCTACTCAAAGCGTTGCAAGAACAA GTGTGTCGAGACGGAGCCTGGGTGGAAAACAAAGGAGCTCTACTGACCTTCCACTTCCGGGAGACTCCATTGGCTAAGAGGGCGGCTCTAGAGAATACTGCCAAGAAACTAATCACAGCCGCAGGTTTCACACCGGCCCCCGCACATTGCGCCATCGAAGCCAGACCGCCCGTACAGTGGAATAAAG GTCGCGCGTccatatacattttaagaacgGCTTTCGGTTTGGATTGGAGCGAACGTATCCGAGTAATATACGCTGGCGATGACGTCACCGACGAAGACGCCATGTTG GCTCTGAAAGGTATGGCGGCCACATTCCGTATAGCGTCGTCCACCATAACGAAGACGTCAGCCGAGCGCCGCCTGTCGTCCACCGACTCGGTGCTAGCTATGCTGAAGTGGGTAGAACGACATTTCTCCAACCGCAAGCCGAGAGCTAACTCACTGACATACAAAAACGCAAGATTAGCCCGCGACACTATACAAATGCATATGTCTTATCAAATACCGAAAAGGTCGCCGCGTCACACACCCCCCTGCACTCCAGAGAAATCCTCGAGCGGGTCGGAATCCAATTAA
- the LOC116768844 gene encoding alpha,alpha-trehalose-phosphate synthase [UDP-forming] A isoform X2, with product MKSCRESWEFWFPGCDMVGFHITDYCLNFIDCCQRNLGCRVDRKNLLVELGGRTICVRPLPIGVPFDRFVSLAQNAKPVLFTNQKVLLGVDRLDYTKGLVHRLKAFERLLEKHPEHREEVVLLQISVPSRTDVKEYQDLKEEMDQLVGRINGRFTTPNWSPIRYIYGCVGQDELAAFYRDAAVALVTPLRDGMNLVAKEFVACQIKKPPGVLIVSPFAGAGEMMHEALICNPYELDDAAEVIHRALIMPEDERTVRMNHLRRREQQNDVDSWMKAFLKAMDSLEEEADDIGATSMQPVTIDDFDEYLSKYIGYTQKLALLLDYDGTLAPIAPHPDLATLPLETKNTLQRLSNMADVYIAIVSGRNVNNVKEMVGIEGITYAGNHGLEILHPDGSKFVHPMPMELQDKVVDLLKALQEQVCRDGAWVENKGALLTFHFRETPLAKRAALENTAKKLITAAGFTPAPAHCAIEARPPVQWNKGRASIYILRTAFGLDWSERIRVIYAGDDVTDEDAMLALKGMAATFRIASSTITKTSAERRLSSTDSVLAMLKWVERHFSNRKPRANSLTYKNARLARDTIQMHMSYQIPKRSPRHTPPCTPEKSSSGSESN from the exons ATGAAGTCTTGCAGGGAATCTTGG GAATTCTGGTTTCCAGGTTGCGACATGGTCGGGTTCCACATAACAGACTACTGTTTGAACTTTATAGATTGTTGCCAGAGAAATTTAGGTTGTCGAGTCGATAGGAAGAATCTTCTCGTCGAGTTAGGCGGCCGTACCATTTGCGTGCGGCCGTTGCCCATCGGCGTACCCTTTGACAGATTTGTCTCATTAGCCCAGAATGCAAAACCAGTCCTTTTTACGAATCAGAAAGTCTTACTGGGTGTAGACAGACTGGATTACACCAAAGGCTTAGTACACAGACTGAAAGCCTTCGAAAGACTGCTCGAGAAACATCCGGAACATAGAGAGGAAGTCGTCCTGCTACAGATATCGGTTCCTTCGAGAACTGACGTCAAAGAATACCAGGACCTGAAGGAAGAAATGGATCAATTGGTCGGCAGAATAAACGGAAGGTTCACCACACCGAACTGGTCTCCAATAAG aTACATATACGGCTGCGTGGGTCAAGATGAATTGGCGGCTTTCTATCGCGATGCAGCCGTAGCTCTGGTCACACCGCTACGTGATGGGATGAATCTGGTCGCTAAGGAGTTCGTGGCCTGTCAGATAAAGAAGCCTCCGGGGGTCCTGATAGTGTCACCGTTCGCCGGCGCCGGTGAAATGATGCACGAAGCTCTGATATGCAACCCTTACGAACTAGACGACGCCGCTGAAGTCATTCACAG GGCGCTGATTATGCCAGAGGACGAGCGCACGGTCCGCATGAATCATCTGAGACGGCGGGAACAACAGAACGACGTGGACAGTTGGATGAAGGCGTTCCTCAAGGCGATGGACTCGCTGGAGGAGGAGGCGGACGACATCGGAGCCACGTCCATGCAACCCGTCACCATCGACGACTTCGACGAGTACCTGTCCAA ATACATCGGCTACACCCAGAAGTTAGCTCTCCTGCTAGATTATGACGGGACCCTGGCTCCGATCGCGCCACACCCGGACCTCGCCACACTGCCGTTGGAGACGAAGAATACTTTGCAACGACTCTCCAACATGGCCGACGTGTATATAGCTATCGTTTCCGGCAGGAACGTCAACAACGTTAAGGAAATG GTTGGTATAGAGGGCATCACCTACGCAGGAAACCACGGCTTAGAGATATTGCACCCGGACGGCAGCAAGTTCGTTCATCCCATGCCTATGGAGCTGCAAGACAAAGTTGTCGATCTACTCAAAGCGTTGCAAGAACAA GTGTGTCGAGACGGAGCCTGGGTGGAAAACAAAGGAGCTCTACTGACCTTCCACTTCCGGGAGACTCCATTGGCTAAGAGGGCGGCTCTAGAGAATACTGCCAAGAAACTAATCACAGCCGCAGGTTTCACACCGGCCCCCGCACATTGCGCCATCGAAGCCAGACCGCCCGTACAGTGGAATAAAG GTCGCGCGTccatatacattttaagaacgGCTTTCGGTTTGGATTGGAGCGAACGTATCCGAGTAATATACGCTGGCGATGACGTCACCGACGAAGACGCCATGTTG GCTCTGAAAGGTATGGCGGCCACATTCCGTATAGCGTCGTCCACCATAACGAAGACGTCAGCCGAGCGCCGCCTGTCGTCCACCGACTCGGTGCTAGCTATGCTGAAGTGGGTAGAACGACATTTCTCCAACCGCAAGCCGAGAGCTAACTCACTGACATACAAAAACGCAAGATTAGCCCGCGACACTATACAAATGCATATGTCTTATCAAATACCGAAAAGGTCGCCGCGTCACACACCCCCCTGCACTCCAGAGAAATCCTCGAGCGGGTCGGAATCCAATTAA
- the LOC116768846 gene encoding protein YIPF6, protein MTTFDSKYDMFPAGDVGVVEGEMNIPSHGGQTGDSMEFNTLDEPIKETFLRDLRAVGNKFYHVLIPREKTSLLKEWDLWGPLLLCTFMATILQGSTEIADNSNDGGPEFAEVFVLVWIGAAVVTLNSKLLGGNISFFQSVCVLGYCLCPIAISLVVCRIILFTTQNSFLFFLRLVISMIGFAWATFAATKFLGDSQPDGKKGLAVFPICLFYFILSWLVVSHNNV, encoded by the exons ATGACTACTTTTGATTCTAAATACGAT ATGTTTCCAGCCGGTGATGTGGGAGTGGTGGAAGGTGAGATGAACATTCCATCTCATGGCGGTCAAACCGGTGATAGCATGGAGTTCAACACGCTCGATGAACCCATCAAGGAAACATTT CTCAGAGATCTCAGAGCTGTCGgtaacaaattttatcatGTCCTCATACCTAGAGAAAAGACCAGTCTTTTAAAAGAAT GGGATCTGTGGGGACCGTTACTACTTTGTACATTCATGGCCACAATACTCCAAGGTTCAACGGAAATTGCTGACAATTCCAATGATGGTGGGCCGGAATTTGCTGAGGTCTTTGTTCTTGTATGGATAGGAGCTGCTGTTGTCACTCTCAATAGCAAACTGCTTGGGGGCAACAT atcATTTTTCCAGTCCGTCTGTGTGTTGGGATACTGTCTATGTCCGATTGCTATCTCTCTTGTTGTATGTCGCATCATACTTTTCACCACACAGAACTCGTTCCTCTTCTTCCTGCGCCTTGTTATATCTATGATCGGATTCGCTTGGGCTACTtttg CGGCAACAAAATTCCTCGGTGACAGCCAACCAGATGGAAAGAAAGGTCTAGCAGTATTTCCTATATGTCTGTTCTATTTCATACTGTCCTGGCTGGTCGTGTCGCACAATAACGTCTAG
- the LOC116768549 gene encoding anaphase-promoting complex subunit 11 isoform X2, translating into MKVTIKSWTGVATWRWIANDDNCGICRMPFDSCCPDCKLPGDECPLVWGACSHCFHIHCIVKWLHSQPQQQCPMCRQDWKFNNK; encoded by the exons ATGAAAGTGACTATTAAAA gtTGGACTGGCGTAGCTACTTGGAGATGGATAGCGAACGACGATAACTGTGGCATTTGTCGTATGCCTTTCGACAGTTGCTGTCCGGATTGCAAGTTGCCTGGTGACGAGTGTCCTTTGGTCTGGGGGGCGTGTTCCCATTGTTTCCACATACATTGTATAGTGAAGTGGTTACATTCACAACCTCAGCAACAGTGTCCCATGTGCAGACAGGATTGGAAGTTTAACAACAAGTGA
- the LOC116768549 gene encoding uncharacterized protein LOC116768549 isoform X1 codes for MLMVHTNTQPMKTTKIKGPPPVPPRPSQSMVAEALAKTRKAVADSKATLKSRTFTKNEMTHVSSRAKTLDRNTTSIKPTVSPRQNGLARVKSFIKDVISDRSSSSDERKSSGANSRRSSSDSSSIQSPTSNKSNESLNSKAVKTCRQILIRSLSTSNKLDQDTKCKVSKSSSFAEKTLPLRKAPPPPLSPKPKLKPMKQLPAQKTNTEPRKQHKEPCVALYSLPVDAKPIETAVSEACYATVEDIAKVEDRLQVEEKTIAKNEKDQEQEDINKNTLERKTSRVTEMLISEILASRNNNKDEANAVIDKGKDSENTNGNEAESEKMKDMNNHEMLIYELQTMRSQTNLPETVDVKDDMHCDSEEDNYGESGNSEYVEDDEAYASIRDDDDLRSRLRKQFRAISTMSLQGLPPLPKSLSGFADGDDLLEPPGPAQSQEPPTDLDSQLVYLKREMASLRQLDLSLLSELWTLSEAMASWRRQIDRGSRLRPAPPPPPPPHYLRT; via the exons ATGCTGATGGTACATACTAACACTCAACCTATGAAGACCACGAAAATTAAAGGACCTCCACCTGTTCCTCCGCGACCCAGTCAGAGTATGGTGGCCGAAGCTCTGGCGAAGACGAGGAAAGCGGTCGCGGATTCCAAAGCTACGCTGAAAAGTCGCACTTTCACCAAAAATGAAATGACCCATGTTTCCTCGAGAGCCAAAACATTGGATAGGAATACGACGTCGATCAAACCAACCGTGTCGCCTCGACAAAATGGACTCGCGCGCGTCAAATCATTCATTAAAGACGTTATCAGTGACCGCAGCTCGTCATCGGACGAAAGGAAATCCAGCGGAGCGAACTCCAGGAGGAGTTCCAGCGACAGCAGCTCTATACAATCACCTACGTCGAATAAATCAAATGAATCTCTTAACTCCAAAGCCGTTAAAACATGTAGACAAATATTGATCCGATCTCTTTCTACGTCTAATAAATTAGATCAAGACACCAAGTGCAAGGTATCAAAATCATCTAGCTTCGCCGAAAAGACGCTTCCTTTACGTAAGGCACCACCGCCACCGCTGTCACCTAAACCTAAGCTGAAACCGATGAAACAACTTCCCGCACAGAAAACGAACACAGAACCTAGAAAGCAACACAAGGAACCGTGCGTCGCTCTTTATTCGTTGCCGGTGGACGCAAAGCCTATTGAAACGGCGGTCAGTGAAGCGTGCTACGCGACGGTCGAAGACATAGCAAAAGTTGAAGACAGACTACAGGTAGAAGAAAAAACGATAGCCAAAAACGAAAAAGACCAAGAACAGGAAGACATTAATAAGAACACGTTAGAAAGAAAGACCTCCAGGGTAACAGAGATGCTCATTTCGGAGATTCTGGCCAGCAGAAACAATAACAAAGACGAAGCTAACGCTGTTATAGATAAAGGGAAAGATTCCGAGAACACAAACGGGAATGAAGCTGAGAGTGAGAAAATGAAGGACATGAATAATCACGAAATGTTGATATATGAATTACAAACGATGAGATCACAGACCAACTTACCAGAGACTGTCGATGTCAAAGATGATATGCATTGTGACTCGGAGGAGGACAATTACGGTGAATCGGGTAACAGTGAATACGTGGAGGACGATGAAGCGTACGCCAGCATCAGAGACGACGACGACCTCAGATCTAG ACTACGTAAGCAGTTCCGTGCTATAAGCACTATGTCGCTCCAAGGATTGCCTCCACTGCCGAAGAGTCTCAGCGGCTTCGCTGACGGCGACGATCTCTTGGAGCCTCCCGGGCCTGCGCAGTCACAGGAACCCCCCACTGACCTTGACTCACAGTTGGTCTATTTGAAGAGAGAAATG